In Dioscorea cayenensis subsp. rotundata cultivar TDr96_F1 chromosome 9, TDr96_F1_v2_PseudoChromosome.rev07_lg8_w22 25.fasta, whole genome shotgun sequence, a genomic segment contains:
- the LOC120268687 gene encoding uncharacterized protein LOC120268687, translating into LNKPDNYTCEERERERERKRARATNVKPSQEEHSPQPSSATRRVANVLETRVSRDSAITISFAGTPEHSSNRPRTARRQAPSPQAFTANQSAAASPTLKGKLVIRPAHEVSTRAATTAHPRPTPILLLHHSNTLSALAPSGDPRFHLDPGASAVDSADEIQDDEVDDDVGDADGWIGRRRCRATRKFAPWTLASQDRQRKAASASQCTVAAAPQSSHASPTAAAVALFFIFLEARNPNPSERFPAVLRKNQRRFWERRELEGMVG; encoded by the coding sequence CTAAACAAACCAGATAATTACACGtgtgaagagagagagagagagagagagagaaagagagcacGTGCGACGAACGTGAAACCGAGTCAAGAGGAGCACTCGCCCCAGCCTTCCTCGGCGACTCGGCGAGTCGCGAACGTTCTGGAAACTCGAGTGAGTCGAGACTCGGCGATCACGATAAGCTTTGCGGGTACACCAGAACACTCCTCCAACCGGCCCAGAACCGCCCGCCGGCAAGCTCCGTCGCCGCAAGCCTTCACGGCGAACCAGAGCGCCGCCGCGAGCCCCACCCTGAAGGGCAAGCTCGTCATTCGGCCAGCGCACGAGGTGAGCACGCGCGCCGCCACCACCGCACACCCTCGCCCCACCCCCATCCTCCTGCTCCACCACTCCAACACCCTCTCCGCCCTCGCCCCCTCCGGCGATCCCCGTTTCCACCTCGATCCCGGCGCCTCCGCCGTAGATTCGGCCGACGAAATACAAGACGATGAGGTGGACGACGACGTTGGTGACGCCGATGGGTGGATCGGGCGCCGGAGATGCCGAGCGACGAGAAAGTTCGCTCCGTGGACGCTTGCATCGCAGGATCGGCAAAGAAAAGCAGCGTCTGCCTCACAGTGCACCGTTGCCGCCGCCCCACAGAGCTCGCATGCCTCTCCCACCGCCGCTGCCGTCGcgctcttcttcatcttccttgaagctcgaaaccctaaccctagcgaGAGATTCCCAGCGGTTTTGCGAAAAAACCAGAGGCGGTTTTGGGAACGACGAGAGTTGGAAGGAATGGTGGGTTGA
- the LOC120268728 gene encoding proline-rich protein PRCC, with the protein MESLLANYASDDDDEQEMASNSHPNPNPSPNFLLSSLPPPKSLPKIPPSNLNSSKSDHHDLPKPNSSLFSSLPPPKSAQNPKKVVKFTPPVNLASLRSTDLDDDDDDEEEMERKSVKISSSNPSKGLAALLPAPKNSLCLAPNSSDASSRRSILDADVPAISQEGFGSRKEEVIGGSESFVNAPGGENLGFTTSTSTNEASTWDPSYGGGGVEYGGYTENWSDGSYAGNWYEGSETVAEPYPVIPEMEKIGGKRGRSEIPANIVEVKQDELMKNRPRQDQVKLTGIAFGPSYQPVSSGKGKPSKLHKRKHQIGSLYFDMKQKEMELAERRSKGLLTKSETQAKYGW; encoded by the exons atggAGTCCTTGCTCGCGAACTACGCCTCCGACGACGATGACGAGCAAGAGATGGCCTCTAATTCCCATCCCAATCCCAATCCCTCTCCCAATTTTTTACTTTCTTCTCTCCCTCCGCCCAAATCCCTACCCAAAATTCCACCTTCCAATTTAAACTCTTCGAAATCCGATCACCATGATCTCCCCAAACCCAATTCCTCCCTCTTCTCCTCCCTCCCCCCGCCGAAATCCgcccaaaaccctaaaaaagtTGTGAAATTTACGCCCCCCGTCAACCTCGCCAGTTTGAGATCCACCGATCTCGACGACGACGATGATGACGAGGAGGAGATGGAGCGGAAGTCGGTGAAAATTTCATCTTCCAATCCTTCCAAGGGCCTCGCTGCGCTGCTCCCTGCTCCAAAGAACTCGCTTTGCTTGGCCCCCAACTCCTCCGACGCTTCCTCGAGGCGTTCGATTCTCGATGCTGATGTTCCAGCTATTAGCCAGGAAGGTTTCGGATCGCGCAAAGAGGAAGTGATTGGTGGTTCTGAGAGCTTCGTCAATGCACCCGGAGGAGAGAATCTGGGGTTTACAACAAGCACGAGCACCAATGAAGCTTCTACATGGGATCCGAGCTATGGAGGTGGCGGAGTCGAGTATGGAGGTTACACGGAGAATTGGAGTGATGGGAGTTATGCTGGGAATTGGTATGAAGGGAGTGAGACGGTGGCAGAGCCATATCCAGTGATTCCAGAGATGGAAAAGATTGGAGGGAAGAGAGGGAGGAGTGAAATCCCGGCCAACATTGTTGAGGTGAAGCAGGATGAGTTGATGAAGAACAGGCCCCGGCAAGACCAAGTTAAGCTGACAGGGATCGCCTTTGGCCCCAGTTATCAG CCTGTTTCATCAGGCAAAGGGAAGCCATCTAAGTTACACAAAAGGAAACATCAGATCGGCTCTTTGTATTTCGACATGAAGCAGAAGGAGATGGAGCTTGCAGAACGAAGATCCAAGGGGTTACTTACAAAATCTGAAACACAAGCCAAGTATGGCTGGTGA
- the LOC120268727 gene encoding DNA ligase 4, whose translation MTDETVRFGLLCSMFEAMLRDRTSAKKRKRLRTFLDVAYTGREYFSAVRLILPGLDRERGTYGLKESALANALVDALGISKDSDDARKLVNWRKGGARAGANAGNFSLVAAEVLQRRQGMASGGMTIKELNDALDRLASCENRGDKAAILSDLIKKTNPVEMKWILMIILKELKLGISEKSIFHEFHPDAEDLFNVTCDLKLVCDKLKDPSQRHKRQDIDVGKAVRPQLAMRVSNASTAWKKLHGKNVVVECKFDGDRIQIHKNGGEIHFFSRNFLDHTEYSHGMSGVILQNVLADRCILDGEMLVWDTAAQRFAEFGSNQEIAKAAREGLESDRQLCYIVFDILYAGDTSVIHQSLTERQALLQKVVKPLKGRLEILVPNGGLNDIRSAGEPCWSIIAHTLDDVEKFFKQTVENRDEGVVLKDLGSKWEPGDRSGKWLKLKPDYIHAGADLDALIIGGYFGSGRHGGEVAQFLVGLAEQSDSGYPKRFVSFCRVGTGLSDEELDALVSKLKPYFRKNEYPKKVPHFYEVTNNSKERPDVWIDSPDKSVILSITSDIRTIKSEVFSAPYSLRFPRIQRVRYDKPWHECLDVQSFVDLVNTSNGNTHRGTDDGGLQTNNSTRKRTMKKKDKGSVSVVPAHFVLTDISGVKGETLIFANMMFFFINTPPSYSVEYFHKLVAENGGTFSMNLNDSVTHCIAAERKGIKYQAATRHGDVIHYSWILDCCTQKRLLNLQPKYFLFLSDSSKSKLQEEIDPFSDFYYLDLDIMDIKQIFNNMTGAENVHIKEYHKKYCPWETMCLLHSCCIYFCEMANSRNAGAVIVSELAVRRMKLETSMHGGEVCSSISHATHIVVYSTLESYNFDEIYESFPANQRCFLHSKKLHVVTHLWLKDSIQKGKKLLEDEYNLKPDTLEDIDFNIEEGKQDHGAHATTSETEEKPNSTEKMVDISGKRKRGRPTGSITTKGRPGLKPVRRTRARAVTRRAKINPDETIDDFSDENGTGAAESNETPLLEVHDDDINKVQETHEAGSSNTELDLQDGKADKDHLDVHKVEEDKKEDASEKLEQMVDPLHAMLLDMIPTLSQKNVETSTSTLRLREKNVETSTSVPECEKTQPVPGANQVKKKVSYKDVAGELLKDW comes from the exons ATGACGGACGAGACGGTTAGGTTTGGGCTGCTATGCAGCATGTTTGAGGCGATGCTCCGGGACAGAACGTCAGCGAAAAAGAGGAAGCGGCTCCGGACGTTCCTGGACGTGGCCTACACTGGCCGGGAATACTTCAGTGCCGTTCGCCTCATCCTCCCTGGACTTGACCGCGAGCGTGGGACTTACGGTCTCAAGGAGTCCGCACTCGCCAATGCGCTTGTTGATGCCTTGGGGATCTCCAAGGACTCTGATGATGCACGGAAACTTGTGAATTGGCGAAAGGGTGGAGCTCGCGCCGGGGCCAACGCAGGGAACTTCTCACTCGTCGCTGCTGAG GTACTCCAACGCAGGCAAGGCATGGCATCTGGTGGAATGACGATCAAAGAACTGAATGATGCGCTTGATAGATTGGCTTCATGCGAAAATAG GGGGGACAAGGCTGCCATACTTTCTgatctcattaaaaaaacaaatccagTGGAAATGAAATGGATTTTAATGATTATTCTGAAAG AACTTAAGTTGGGGATTAGTGAAAAGAGCATTTTTCACGAATTTCACCCTGATGCCGAAGACTTGTTCAATGTCACCTGTGACTTAAAATTAGTCTGCGACAAGCTCAAGGATCCAAGCCAACGACATAAAAGACag gATATAGATGTGGGCAAAGCTGTTAGACCTCAGTTAGCTATGAGAGTAAGTAATGCCAGTACTGCATGGAAGAAG CTTCATGGAAAGAATGTAGTTGTTGAGTGCAAATTTGATGGTGACCGAATACAAATTCACAAGAATGGTGGAGAGATACACTTCTTTTCAAG GAATTTTCTTGACCATACTGAATATTCGCATGGCATGTCTGGTGTCATTTTGCAGAATGTTCTTGCAGatag GTGCATATTGGATGGTGAAATGCTGGTTTGGGACACTGCTGCTCAGCGTTTTGCAGAATTTGGTTCAAATCAAGAAATAG CGAAGGCAGCTAGGGAAGGACTGGAGAGTGATCGCCAG TTGTGCT ATATTGTCTTTGATATCCTGTATGCTGGAGATACTAGTGTTATTCATCAGAGTTTGACAGAACGACAAGCTCTTTTGCAAAAAGTTGTGAAGCCTTTGAAGGGACGTTTAGAAATTTTGGTGCCTAATGGAGGCCTTAATGATATTCGTTCAGCAG GGGAACCATGCTGGTCAATTATTGCCCATACTCTGGATGACGTGGAGAAGTTTTTCAAACAAACTGTTGAAAATCG AGATGAGGGAGTTGTTTTGAAGGACCTTGGTTCCAAATGGGAACCTGGTGATCGAAGTGGAAAGTGGTTGAAGTTGAAACCTGACTATATACATGCTGGTGCTGATTTGGATGCCCTTATAATTG GAGGATATTTTGGCTCAGGCCGTCATGGAGGAGAG GTTGCACAATTTTTAGTTGGATTGGCTGAGCAATCAGATTCTGGTTACCCCAAACG ATTTGTTTCTTTCTGTCGTGTGGGCACTGGTCTGTCTGATGAGGAGCTCGATGCTCTTGTTTCCAAGCTGAAGCCATATTTCAG GAAGAACGAGTACCCAAAAAAGGTTCCACATTTTTATGAAGTAACAAATAATTCAAAGGAGAGGCCGGATGTTTGGATTGACAGCCCTGATAA ATCTGTCATCCTTTCCATAACTAGTGATATCCGAACCATAAAGTCTGAG GTTTTTTCTGCACCATACAGTTTGAGATTTCCACGCATTCAACGAGTGAGATACGACAAACCTTGGCACGAGTGCCTTGATGTGCAAT CTTTTGTTGACTTGGTAAATACAAGCAATGGAAACACTCACAGAGGAACAGATGATGGAGGGTTGCAAACTAATAATTCCACACGCAAAAGGACCATGAAGAAGAAAGACAAGGGAAGTGTTTCTGTAGTCCCTGCTCATTTCGTCCTGACTGATATATCTGGTGTTAAAGGGGAGACCTTGATATTTGCGAATATGATGTTTT TTTTTATCAATACCCCTCCATCGTATTCTGTGGAGTATTTTCACAAATTAGTGGCAGAAAATGGAGGGACTTTCTCGATGAATCTCAATGATTCAGTAACTCACTGCATTGCTGCCGAGAGAAAAG GGATCAAATATCAGGCAGCTACCCGTCATGGGGATGTCATTCACTATTCTTGGATCTTGGATTGCTGCACACAAAAACGTCTCTTGAATTTGCAGCCAAA gtactttttatttctttcggATTCTTCAAAGAGCAAGTTACAAGAAGAGATTGATCctttttctgatttttattaCTTGGATCTTGACATCATGGACATTAAGCAG ATATTCAATAACATGACTGGAGCCGAAAATGTCCATATTAAAGAGTACCATAAGAAGTACTGCCCATGGGAAACAATGTGCCTATTGCACAGTTGTTGCATTTACTTCTGTGAAATGGCAAATAGCAG AAATGCGGGCGCCGTAATAGTATCAGAGCTGGCTGTGAGAAGGATGAAGCTAGAAACTAGCATGCATGGCGGTGAAGTTTGCAGCAGTATATCACATGCCACTCATATAGTAGTATATTCAACCTTGGAATCCTATAATTTCGATGAAATTTATGAGAG TTTTCCGGCTAATCAGAGATGCTTTCTACATAGCAAAAAGTTGCATGTTGTAACACACTTATGGTTGAAAGATTCTATACAAAAGGGCAAGAAGTTGCTTGAGGATGAGTATAACTTGAAGCCAGATACCTTAGAAGATATCGATTTCAATATCGAAGAAGG AAAACAGGACCATGGAGCTCATGCTACAACAAGCGAAACAGAGGAGAAGCCGAATTCCACAGAAAAAATGGTTGATATAagtgggaaaagaaaaagaggaagaccAACAGGCTCAATTACAACAAAAGGAAGGCCTGGTCTGAAGCCTGTTCGAAGAACACGAGCAAGGGCTGTTACTCGGCGAGCCAAAATTAATCCAGATGAAACTATAGATGATTTTTCTGATGAAAATGGTACAGGAGCCGCTGAATCCAATGAGACGCCTCTCCTTGAAGTACATGATGACGATATTAACAAAGTCCAAGAAACACATGAAGCAGGGTCCTCCAACACCGAGCTAGACCTTCAAGACGGTAAAGCGGACAAAGATCACCTTGATGTACATaaagttgaagaagataagaaagaaGATGCATCTGAAAAGTTGGAGCAAATGGTTGACCCATTACACGCAATGCTACTGGATATGATTCCGACGCTTAGCCAGAAAAATGTTGAGACCTCGACCTCAACATTGAGGCTTCGCGAGAAAAATGTTGAGACCTCAACTTCTGTTCCTGAATGCGAGAAAACGCAACCAGTTCCGGGTGCCAACCAGGTGAAGAAGAAAGTAAGTTATAAAGATGTTGCAGGTGAGCTCCTTAAAGATTGGTGA
- the LOC120268726 gene encoding uncharacterized protein LOC120268726: MARVLSQKLLPFRLVNRRGFCSGHPEKLLLVEVDLSTAGNEKSGSDVETFIRQQLEEAMQLMLILRATPDWLPFRPGFSFWVPPLSDRSLSKLREFAGMASDSMIMEAKLSFFIGRGWPSSSYFIDGGPPHQVNENSEIGTTESDDNEEEA, encoded by the exons ATGGCTCGCGTTCTCTCGCAAAAGCTTCTACCCTTCAGGCTCGTCAACCGCCGAGGTTTTTGCTCCGGCCATCCGGAGAAACTGTTGCTCGTCGAGGTCGACCTCAGCACCGCCGGCAATGAGAAGTCGGGGTCGGACGTTGAGACTTTCATAAGGCAGCAACTCGAGGAGGCGATGCAACTCATGCTCATCCTCCGGGCCACCCCTGATTGGTTGCCCTTCCGACCTGGCTTCTCCTTCTGGGTCCCGCCCCTCTCCGACCGGAGTCTGTCAAAGCTAAGGGAGTTTGCCGGAATGGCCTCAGATTCCATGATTATGGAGGCAAAGCTCTCTTTTTTCATCGGCCGCGGATGGCCCTCATCATCCTATTTCATTGATG GAGGGCCGCCTCATCAAGTGAATGAGAACTCTGAAATTGGGACAACAGAATCTGATGACAACGAAGAAGAAGCCTAA